The Anguilla anguilla isolate fAngAng1 chromosome 4, fAngAng1.pri, whole genome shotgun sequence genome has a window encoding:
- the LOC118224591 gene encoding low-density lipoprotein receptor class A domain-containing protein 1-like isoform X2: MKPNKTHPKAYFDTKEFGSAVTLLSQEEGIVLLSLLTVASGVTLIMIFGIPQRPPVNRFCTTVQNLSGFLCDDRVTCVMPSDVCNGVQNCPSGADEDPLMCSDPPKNLPSRLIFQCGNPQFWIFIDRKCNYINDCGDCSDEIGAYADCPACGPGWWPCTSVLYKYCECIPQCLCQDGRQECFDWSDEYTCTRTACAE; this comes from the exons atgaaacccaaTAAGACTCATCCCAAG GCATATTTTGATACCAAGGAATTTGGGTCAGCTGTAACCCTTTTATCCCAGGAGGAAG GCATTGTGCTGTTAAGCCTGCTCACTGTTGCATCTGGAGTCACACTCATCATGATTTTTGGCATTCCTCAACGTCCTCCTG TTAACCGCTTCTGCACAACAGTCCAGAATCTGTCAGGCTTCCTGTGTGATGACAGAGTGACTTGTGTCATGCCATCTGATGTCTGTAATGGGGTTCAGAACTGTCCCAGTGGAGCTGATGAGGACCCACTCATGTGCA GTGACCCACCAAAAAACCTTCCAAGCAGACTAATATTCCAGTGTGGAAACCCTCAATTCTGGATTTTCATTGACAGGAAATGCAACTATATAAATGATTGTGGGGATTGCTCAGATGAAATTGGTGCCT ATGCAGATTGCCCTGCCTGTGGGCCAGGGTGGTGGCCCTGCACCTCTGTGCTGTACAAGTACTGTGAGTGTATCCCTCAGTGTTTGTGCCAGGATGGTCGACAGGAGTGTTTCGACTGGTCTGATGAGTACACTTGCACCAGAACTGCTTGTGCTGAGTGA
- the LOC118224591 gene encoding low-density lipoprotein receptor class A domain-containing protein 1-like isoform X1 has translation MKPNKTHPKAYFDTKEFGSAVTLLSQEEDCCGNFSSFKCCTRKCFCISGIVLLSLLTVASGVTLIMIFGIPQRPPVNRFCTTVQNLSGFLCDDRVTCVMPSDVCNGVQNCPSGADEDPLMCSDPPKNLPSRLIFQCGNPQFWIFIDRKCNYINDCGDCSDEIGAYADCPACGPGWWPCTSVLYKYCECIPQCLCQDGRQECFDWSDEYTCTRTACAE, from the exons atgaaacccaaTAAGACTCATCCCAAG GCATATTTTGATACCAAGGAATTTGGGTCAGCTGTAACCCTTTTATCCCAGGAGGAAG ACTGTTGTGGGAATTTCTCCAGCTTTAAGTGCTGTACCAGGAAATGTTTCTGCATCTCAGGCATTGTGCTGTTAAGCCTGCTCACTGTTGCATCTGGAGTCACACTCATCATGATTTTTGGCATTCCTCAACGTCCTCCTG TTAACCGCTTCTGCACAACAGTCCAGAATCTGTCAGGCTTCCTGTGTGATGACAGAGTGACTTGTGTCATGCCATCTGATGTCTGTAATGGGGTTCAGAACTGTCCCAGTGGAGCTGATGAGGACCCACTCATGTGCA GTGACCCACCAAAAAACCTTCCAAGCAGACTAATATTCCAGTGTGGAAACCCTCAATTCTGGATTTTCATTGACAGGAAATGCAACTATATAAATGATTGTGGGGATTGCTCAGATGAAATTGGTGCCT ATGCAGATTGCCCTGCCTGTGGGCCAGGGTGGTGGCCCTGCACCTCTGTGCTGTACAAGTACTGTGAGTGTATCCCTCAGTGTTTGTGCCAGGATGGTCGACAGGAGTGTTTCGACTGGTCTGATGAGTACACTTGCACCAGAACTGCTTGTGCTGAGTGA
- the dio1 gene encoding type I iodothyronine deiodinase, translating to MQRLIVYLTSILLVFYMLMQTLVLRMLSIVAPGLAKRILLKLGERVTMTQNPKFKYEDWGPTFATLTFVKTALGHLWISLGDEAFVGDRAPNTPVVTLDGRQGRIYDFLKDNRPLVLSFGSCTUPPFLFKLDEFKQLVKDFGAVADFLVVYIAEAHATDGWSFANNVDIKNHANLQERLAAAQVLVKEKPLCPIVVDEMTDITASKYGALPERLYVLQSGNVIYKGKRGPWGYNPEEVRRVLEKIN from the exons ATGCAGAGGCTAATTGTTTACCTGACGAGTATACTTCTCGTTTTCTATATGCTTATGCAGACCCTGGTTTTGCGAATGTTGTCGATTGTTGCACCTGGACTGGCGAAGAGAATTCTGCTAAAGCTTGGCGAACGAGTTACTATGACCCAGAATCCAAAGTTTAAATATGAAGACTGGGGACCTACGTTTGCAACGCTGACTTTTGTAAAAACGGCTCTCGGACACCTATGGATCTCTCTCGGAGACGAAGCGTTTGTTGGAGACAGAGCACCAAATACTCCGGTTGTCACCTTAGACGGGAGACAGGGGCGAATATACGATTTTTTAAAAG ATAACAGACCCCTGGTATTAAGCTTTGGAAGTTGTACCTGACCTCCGTTTCTCTTCAAGCTGGATGAATTCAAACAGCTTGTCAAGGACTTCGGTGCTGTGGCAGATTTCCTTGTTGTGTACATTGCTGAGGCACATGCAACAG ATGGCTGGTCTTTTGCAAACAACGTCGATATAAAAAATCACGCAAATCTTCAGGAACGTTTAGCTGCAGCTCAGGTCCTTGTGAAGGAAAAGCCCCTGTGTCCCATCGTTGTGGATGAAATGACTGACATTACAGCATCAAAATATGGAGCTTTGCCAGAACGACTGTATGTCCTGCAGTCAGGAAATGTGATATATAAG GGCAAGAGGGGTCCATGGGGATACAATCCTGAGGAGGTGcgaagagttctggaaaagaTTAACTAG